In Symmachiella dynata, the following are encoded in one genomic region:
- a CDS encoding amidohydrolase family protein, with amino-acid sequence MSGNTHELLIRAGRVYCAQNRFDAAAAVAVSNGRITAVGPHLAEIVADRELNFPDAVLLPGLVDLHAHPAITGSKYGIPPDTELLNRGVTTVLSQGDAGGNNWEEYRRTTLLPARTRIRMALNLSALGESMPGGCFEDLAWADVDQCVATIESSGDEIWGIAVNVSRIACGKTDPRAVMDRALQVAAQTERPILYGMRDPRDWPLEDQLSQLRSGDVVTYCFRAEPNGIVQNGAIPGCLRAARERGVLFDVGHGMASFDFSVAETALAAGFPPDTISSDQYARHIGSKPPHDLLRTMSKLIAAGMPEPEAFAAVTSRPADILRLGDEIGQLTPGACADLSVIQFNANAAPLTDTQSVPRPGGCWEPLLTIRAGQQILPA; translated from the coding sequence ATGTCCGGAAATACGCACGAATTACTCATTCGCGCCGGGCGAGTTTATTGTGCGCAGAACCGTTTCGACGCAGCCGCAGCGGTCGCCGTTTCTAATGGGCGCATCACCGCCGTTGGTCCGCATCTCGCCGAAATTGTCGCTGACAGGGAGCTGAATTTTCCCGACGCGGTGCTGCTGCCGGGTTTGGTGGATTTGCACGCGCACCCCGCGATCACCGGGTCGAAGTACGGCATCCCTCCCGATACCGAACTACTCAACCGGGGCGTGACGACCGTTCTCTCGCAAGGGGACGCCGGTGGCAACAACTGGGAAGAGTATCGCCGCACCACGCTGCTCCCCGCACGCACGCGGATTCGCATGGCACTCAATCTGTCTGCTCTGGGCGAATCGATGCCCGGCGGTTGCTTCGAGGATTTGGCCTGGGCCGATGTGGACCAATGCGTTGCGACGATTGAATCCAGCGGCGATGAAATCTGGGGAATCGCCGTGAACGTCAGCCGAATCGCTTGCGGCAAGACTGATCCCCGCGCGGTCATGGATCGGGCTTTGCAGGTCGCTGCACAAACCGAGCGGCCGATTTTGTACGGCATGCGCGATCCGCGCGATTGGCCACTGGAAGACCAACTCTCACAGCTCCGCTCAGGGGACGTTGTGACCTATTGTTTCCGTGCGGAACCCAACGGGATCGTGCAAAACGGAGCGATTCCGGGTTGTCTCCGTGCCGCTCGTGAGCGGGGCGTCTTGTTCGATGTGGGGCATGGGATGGCGTCGTTTGATTTTTCGGTTGCTGAAACGGCCCTAGCTGCCGGATTTCCGCCGGATACGATATCGTCGGACCAATACGCGCGGCACATTGGTTCAAAGCCGCCGCACGATTTGCTGCGGACGATGTCGAAACTGATCGCAGCTGGGATGCCCGAACCCGAGGCCTTTGCAGCTGTTACGTCGCGCCCCGCGGACATTTTGCGTCTCGGCGACGAAATCGGTCAGTTGACGCCCGGTGCTTGCGCGGATCTGAGCGTTATCCAATTCAACGCCAATGCTGCTCCTTTGACCGATACACAAAGTGTCCCCCGTCCTGGCGGCTGCTGGGAGCCGCTGTTGACGATTCGAGCGGGGCAACAAATCCTGCCGGCATAA
- a CDS encoding aldehyde dehydrogenase family protein — MVEIPVLRWGKPYESLEKDEVVHFETGETLAQVHQANGGMIQMDMRKAQRARDILREFSIDDLIDKVGKAADLYAEGTLPIGDGQQTPADFCKMQSATTGLPEHMCAGNMKKNQFVLKNMREILDALTRGLPLDILAKGYGMEDRGVMVSYQANAPVLGLVLPSNSPGVHTLWMPVIPLQMGLVLKPGPQEPWTPYRMAEAFFAAGIPREVISIYPGGADCGAAVLASCERAMIFGGLPTVERYHGDPRVQPHGPGFSKIILGDDKVDDWEKYLDLMVDSVLVNSGRSCISCSGIWVSRHGKEIADALAQRLGPVAPLPATHPESPLAAFTVPGMAEAISNQIDQGIKDPSVTEVTAKYRDGERLVKNERCDFLRPTVLHCTNSETEISKAEYMFPFVTVVDCPEDQMLKRMGQTLVCSAITENEKLQQQLLDATFIDRLNIGEVKTIALNWLQPHEGNIIDFLFRARAFQNSPPPAH, encoded by the coding sequence ATGGTTGAAATTCCCGTTTTGCGCTGGGGCAAGCCTTACGAAAGCCTCGAAAAGGACGAAGTTGTGCACTTTGAGACGGGCGAAACGCTCGCGCAGGTGCATCAGGCCAACGGGGGGATGATTCAGATGGATATGCGTAAAGCCCAACGGGCGCGCGATATCCTTCGTGAATTCTCGATCGACGATTTGATTGACAAAGTCGGTAAAGCGGCCGATTTGTATGCCGAAGGCACCTTGCCTATCGGCGACGGCCAACAGACGCCGGCCGACTTTTGCAAAATGCAATCAGCGACCACCGGCCTGCCGGAGCACATGTGCGCCGGCAACATGAAGAAAAACCAGTTCGTCCTCAAGAACATGCGGGAAATCCTCGACGCCCTCACGCGTGGCTTGCCGCTCGACATCCTGGCCAAAGGCTATGGCATGGAGGATCGCGGCGTGATGGTCAGCTATCAGGCCAACGCTCCGGTGCTCGGTCTGGTATTGCCGTCCAACTCGCCCGGTGTGCATACGTTGTGGATGCCCGTCATTCCGCTGCAAATGGGATTGGTCCTCAAACCGGGACCGCAAGAACCGTGGACACCTTATCGCATGGCGGAGGCATTTTTCGCCGCCGGTATTCCTCGCGAAGTGATCTCCATCTATCCCGGCGGCGCCGATTGTGGGGCGGCTGTGTTGGCCAGTTGTGAGCGGGCGATGATCTTCGGCGGACTGCCGACGGTCGAACGCTATCACGGCGACCCCCGCGTGCAACCGCACGGTCCCGGCTTTAGTAAAATTATCCTGGGCGACGACAAAGTCGACGACTGGGAAAAGTACCTCGACTTGATGGTCGACAGCGTGCTGGTGAACAGTGGACGTAGCTGCATTAGTTGTTCGGGCATTTGGGTGTCGCGACACGGCAAGGAAATCGCCGATGCCCTCGCACAGCGTCTCGGCCCGGTTGCCCCGCTGCCTGCGACACACCCGGAATCCCCGCTGGCTGCCTTTACCGTCCCCGGCATGGCCGAAGCGATCTCGAATCAGATCGACCAAGGGATCAAAGATCCCAGTGTGACCGAGGTCACTGCCAAGTACCGCGATGGCGAACGGTTGGTGAAGAACGAACGTTGCGACTTCCTACGACCGACTGTGCTGCACTGCACGAATTCGGAGACCGAGATTTCCAAAGCGGAATATATGTTCCCGTTTGTGACGGTCGTCGATTGTCCCGAAGACCAAATGCTCAAACGGATGGGCCAGACGCTGGTCTGCTCGGCGATCACCGAAAACGAAAAACTGCAACAGCAACTGCTGGATGCCACGTTCATCGACCGGTTGAACATTGGCGAAGTGAAGACGATCGCCCTGAACTGGCTGCAACCGCACGAAGGGAACATCATCGATTTCCTCTTCCGTGCCCGAGCCTTCCAAAACAGCCCGCCGCCGGCGCATTAG
- a CDS encoding leucine-rich repeat domain-containing protein, whose protein sequence is MNGRCCWLLTVLLLIGCGGGDESKDTPPPPDPAALQAQTLKSEAVAKFKEAGGHYNGHHRQLRLEDLEITDTDLEDLKSLPELERLLLNGTQVTDTGLKHLVGLQALAKLDLSNTAVTDIGLDQLKEITSLRHLLLAKTQVSDAGLEGIGVFPRLSFLDLSGTKITNEGLKKLVDLRRLKGLDLSGTQITNEGLDTLKDIKTLKQVVVTGTQVTETAALEFQSAIPGCYVKQD, encoded by the coding sequence ATGAATGGTCGATGTTGCTGGCTGCTGACCGTGTTATTACTGATTGGCTGTGGTGGGGGAGACGAATCGAAAGATACGCCACCACCACCGGACCCAGCCGCACTGCAGGCCCAAACCTTGAAAAGTGAAGCTGTCGCTAAATTCAAAGAGGCCGGAGGACATTACAACGGTCACCATAGGCAGCTTCGTTTAGAGGACCTGGAAATTACGGATACCGATCTGGAAGACTTGAAGTCGCTTCCCGAATTGGAACGCCTTCTGCTCAATGGCACTCAAGTCACAGACACCGGATTGAAGCACCTCGTCGGACTGCAGGCTCTCGCGAAACTGGACCTCTCCAATACAGCAGTCACAGACATTGGTTTGGATCAGTTAAAGGAGATCACGTCCCTACGTCATCTCCTACTTGCCAAAACACAGGTTTCCGATGCGGGCTTGGAAGGAATCGGCGTTTTCCCTCGATTATCTTTTCTCGACCTTTCCGGCACAAAAATCACAAATGAAGGGCTTAAAAAACTTGTCGACCTGCGCCGACTCAAAGGACTCGACCTTTCCGGGACACAAATTACCAATGAGGGGCTGGACACCCTGAAGGATATCAAAACACTCAAACAAGTGGTTGTTACCGGCACGCAAGTGACAGAAACAGCAGCTTTAGAATTTCAATCCGCCATCCCTGGGTGTTACGTCAAACAAGACTAA
- a CDS encoding PEP-CTERM sorting domain-containing protein, producing the protein MKHFLLAGLIGLGMLSSAEAGYVDVSIGDHLKLYNGTGNGTGGEYDAVLQEFDGTNYVPTATTWSTFCLEVDEHFYYNQLLKVNNISDTAMSGGTNTNNGDPISFATAWLYTQFSNGSLVGLNSSGTAENGNYNDNHAANATHLQKAIWYLEEESLGVHNKYVDLALAAGWTSIGDVRVLNLMRYSNGQLINAQDQLVLLDPGPEVAPPLVPEPSTFALLGIGGLALVGYGWRRKRQVA; encoded by the coding sequence ATGAAACACTTTTTACTAGCAGGTTTAATAGGTCTCGGTATGCTGTCTAGCGCCGAGGCGGGATACGTCGATGTCTCCATTGGCGATCATTTGAAACTTTATAACGGCACGGGCAACGGTACCGGCGGTGAGTATGATGCCGTGCTCCAGGAATTTGATGGAACGAATTACGTTCCCACAGCGACGACGTGGTCCACGTTTTGTCTCGAGGTTGACGAACACTTTTATTACAACCAATTGTTGAAAGTGAACAACATTTCGGACACGGCGATGTCGGGTGGCACGAACACCAACAATGGGGACCCGATTTCGTTTGCGACCGCTTGGTTGTACACGCAGTTCTCCAACGGTTCACTCGTCGGCTTGAACTCTAGCGGGACGGCCGAAAACGGGAACTACAACGACAACCACGCCGCCAACGCAACGCATCTGCAAAAGGCGATTTGGTACCTGGAAGAAGAGTCACTCGGCGTACACAACAAATATGTCGACTTGGCTTTGGCAGCCGGCTGGACCTCGATCGGCGATGTCCGCGTCCTGAACTTGATGCGGTACTCGAACGGTCAGTTGATCAATGCTCAGGACCAATTGGTCCTGTTGGATCCCGGTCCGGAAGTCGCCCCACCCCTGGTCCCCGAGCCTTCAACGTTTGCCTTGTTGGGCATCGGCGGCTTGGCCCTGGTTGGCTACGGCTGGCGACGGAAACGTCAAGTTGCGTAA
- a CDS encoding DUF1559 domain-containing protein — protein MRRSIWLFNIMAIIFGGIVTWCLLMSFSPNVGNGPIAPRSVCRHRLQDISLALENYHDKYGSFPPAWVADENGKRLYSWRVLILPFLDHRPIYDLIHLDEPWDSPHNMQYLQADLTIFKCPDNEHGPATTNYVAVLSEHGPWRGAEAVSKDELGELPDGAIWVVEQHGEKIHWAEPRDLDLATLPLHMNDDSGHGIGSPHDGGANVSLLKNGRVEFLEDSMSPGELWKRLELSPER, from the coding sequence ATGCGTCGAAGTATCTGGCTATTCAACATTATGGCGATAATTTTCGGCGGCATTGTGACGTGGTGTCTCTTGATGTCGTTTTCCCCTAACGTGGGCAACGGGCCCATCGCACCGCGCTCTGTTTGCCGTCACCGTTTGCAAGACATCTCGCTGGCCCTGGAAAACTACCACGACAAGTACGGCTCTTTTCCACCCGCTTGGGTTGCTGACGAAAACGGTAAGCGACTGTACAGCTGGCGTGTGCTGATATTGCCGTTTCTCGACCATCGACCGATTTATGATCTTATCCACCTCGATGAACCTTGGGACAGCCCGCACAACATGCAATATTTGCAGGCTGACCTAACAATATTCAAGTGCCCCGACAACGAACACGGCCCGGCAACAACGAACTACGTCGCCGTGCTGAGCGAGCACGGTCCCTGGCGCGGGGCGGAGGCGGTGTCGAAAGACGAGCTTGGCGAGTTGCCGGACGGTGCTATATGGGTCGTTGAACAGCATGGCGAGAAGATCCATTGGGCCGAACCGCGCGACTTGGATCTCGCCACGCTGCCGCTGCACATGAACGATGATTCCGGCCACGGAATCGGCAGCCCGCACGATGGCGGCGCGAATGTGTCGCTGTTGAAAAACGGCAGGGTCGAGTTTCTGGAGGATTCGATGTCGCCCGGCGAGTTGTGGAAGCGATTGGAGTTGTCGCCTGAACGTTGA
- a CDS encoding ATP-binding protein produces MENAKLLVIQGIDQGTRYDIGDEPIGLGRDVVNTISLHDTEISRCHAQVKSEQGKYVLTDLNSSNGTYVNGESIRSRELKNGDQIQVGRTVLLFSQTLDRASESNAAQKIAFVPERDAEDLSSIVSSIGHEAGHDLVSHVHDLKPDSVAQSLANLQVLYRISEEAVRNSTSIEQVLERILDLTIDVVGADRGCVLLRDVDTGQVTPQAIRYRRGVDQSAPMPISHTIVNSVVANRQGVLTSDAQSDSRFTAGQSIFQAGIREAICVPMQGRYELMGVLYVDITTSPQRVLLDGGHAAKFNDDLLRLMVAIGRQSALALEDNRYQQALVQAERLAAIGQTIATLSHHIKNILQGVRGGSYLIEMGLKDFNEEIVRKGWNIVDKNQTKIYNLVMDMLTVSKERQPAMVEADLNETVADVCELMQARAAELGVKFERRLADDLPASQFDPDGIHRAVLNIVTNAIDAVEGQEGGRVIISTEYDSLARALNVLVSDNGPGIPQELLGKIFQVFESTKGARGTGLGLAVSRQIIREHGGDIFVESHPGQGSLFMLKWQLIQEPAPMDRTAPG; encoded by the coding sequence GTGGAAAATGCAAAGTTGCTGGTCATCCAAGGCATTGACCAAGGTACTCGTTATGACATCGGCGATGAGCCGATCGGCCTCGGCCGCGACGTCGTTAATACCATCAGTCTGCACGATACGGAAATCTCCCGCTGTCACGCCCAGGTCAAATCCGAACAAGGCAAATACGTCCTCACGGATCTAAACAGTTCCAACGGCACCTACGTCAACGGCGAATCGATTCGCAGCCGGGAATTGAAAAACGGCGATCAAATTCAGGTCGGCCGGACCGTTCTACTCTTTTCGCAAACACTGGACCGCGCGTCCGAATCCAACGCTGCGCAGAAAATCGCTTTCGTCCCCGAACGGGATGCCGAAGACCTCTCCAGCATCGTCAGTAGTATTGGGCACGAAGCGGGACACGATCTGGTTTCCCACGTCCATGACTTAAAACCGGATTCTGTCGCCCAATCGTTGGCCAATTTGCAGGTGCTGTATCGCATTTCCGAAGAAGCGGTGCGGAACTCCACCTCGATTGAACAGGTCTTGGAGCGGATTCTCGACTTGACGATCGACGTCGTCGGCGCGGACCGGGGATGCGTGCTGTTAAGGGACGTTGATACGGGGCAAGTCACACCACAAGCCATCCGTTACCGCCGAGGCGTCGACCAGTCCGCTCCCATGCCGATTTCGCATACGATCGTCAACAGTGTGGTCGCCAATCGACAAGGGGTGCTCACCTCCGACGCACAATCCGATAGCCGCTTTACCGCCGGGCAAAGCATCTTCCAAGCAGGCATCCGCGAAGCGATCTGTGTCCCCATGCAAGGTCGCTATGAGTTGATGGGCGTGCTCTACGTCGACATCACCACCTCGCCGCAACGTGTCCTGCTCGATGGTGGGCATGCGGCAAAGTTCAATGACGACCTACTGCGGCTGATGGTGGCCATCGGCCGGCAATCGGCACTGGCCCTGGAAGACAATCGCTATCAACAGGCGCTCGTCCAGGCGGAACGACTTGCCGCGATCGGGCAAACCATCGCCACGCTCAGTCATCACATCAAGAACATTCTGCAAGGCGTCCGCGGCGGCAGTTACTTGATCGAGATGGGCCTCAAGGATTTCAACGAGGAGATCGTCCGCAAGGGTTGGAACATTGTCGATAAAAACCAAACCAAAATCTACAACTTGGTGATGGACATGCTGACCGTCAGCAAGGAACGCCAGCCGGCCATGGTTGAGGCGGACTTAAACGAAACGGTGGCCGACGTCTGCGAATTGATGCAAGCGCGGGCGGCGGAATTGGGTGTCAAATTCGAGCGGCGGTTGGCCGACGATCTCCCCGCCAGCCAATTCGATCCCGACGGAATCCACCGCGCAGTGCTGAACATCGTCACCAATGCGATCGACGCCGTCGAAGGTCAAGAGGGGGGCCGCGTGATCATCAGCACCGAATACGACTCCCTCGCCCGCGCGCTCAACGTGCTGGTCTCGGACAACGGACCGGGCATTCCGCAAGAACTGTTGGGCAAGATCTTCCAGGTCTTCGAATCGACCAAAGGCGCCCGCGGAACCGGCTTGGGTCTGGCCGTCAGTCGCCAGATTATCCGCGAACATGGCGGCGACATCTTCGTCGAATCCCACCCCGGCCAAGGCAGCCTGTTCATGCTCAAATGGCAACTGATCCAAGAACCGGCCCCCATGGACCGCACAGCACCGGGTTGA
- a CDS encoding M20/M25/M40 family metallo-hydrolase → MALLVIAIVVPLQADEPATALESRLLDGVKYLASDDLEGRGVGTDGLDKAAEFIREQFEQAGLDVHTVDGGAYQTFEMTIGSKLSSPNTLVFNGPYDATLTLEIPKDFTPLSFGGSGKFSGELAFVGYGIEADDKGYNEFADIDVQGKVVIIMRRNPQQGNPHGKFSDGPHGGVSRHAALRTKAANAYGAGATAVLFVNDPYSGQVDLDSAKKRVAKAKEKLIKAAIAFEEVDLQQAEALATARQNLSTAVKTLAERKADVVAGMPDDLMKYGYGGNTEQHAIPLMQITRDVCDQILKTSGTDLAALEKEIDKDLKPRSQVLDGWRASGEVSIERVKAEVKNIIGVLEGEGPLANETVVIGAHYDHVGRGGEGSLSPGSNEIHNGADDNASGTVALIELARRFAARDEKPPRRLVFIAFTAEELGLLGSAHYVKEPIFPLDNTVAMINMDMVGRLKDDKLTIFGTGTAPRWNGLLDELGKEYGFTVTKKPDGFGPSDQSSFYGKKIPVLHFFTGTHSDYHRPGDDWEKINSVGMRRVVDMMERTVMDTAKTADRPKYVAVKSSTTGNRGGNRPYFGSIPDFGQETPGYPLMGVSPDSPADKAGLKSGDVIVAIDKKKIGNLSDFDLALRKYKAGDTIAVTVLRGKDKKTLEVTLDKPR, encoded by the coding sequence ATGGCACTGCTTGTCATCGCCATCGTAGTGCCGCTGCAAGCCGATGAACCGGCCACGGCTTTAGAGAGTCGCCTCTTAGACGGGGTCAAATATCTGGCTTCGGATGATCTTGAGGGGCGCGGCGTTGGGACAGACGGGTTAGACAAGGCGGCGGAGTTCATTCGAGAGCAATTCGAACAAGCGGGCCTCGACGTGCATACCGTCGATGGGGGCGCGTATCAAACATTTGAGATGACGATCGGCTCGAAACTGAGTTCGCCAAACACGCTGGTGTTTAACGGCCCGTATGATGCGACGCTGACGTTAGAAATCCCCAAAGACTTTACGCCGCTGTCATTCGGCGGGAGCGGTAAGTTCTCCGGCGAATTGGCGTTTGTCGGCTATGGAATTGAAGCTGACGACAAGGGATACAACGAATTCGCCGACATCGATGTGCAAGGCAAAGTTGTGATCATCATGCGTCGCAACCCACAGCAGGGGAACCCGCACGGGAAATTTTCCGATGGGCCTCACGGCGGTGTTTCGCGGCATGCGGCGCTGCGGACCAAAGCGGCGAACGCCTATGGCGCCGGCGCAACGGCTGTGCTGTTCGTTAACGATCCCTACAGCGGCCAAGTCGATTTGGACAGTGCCAAAAAACGCGTCGCCAAAGCCAAAGAGAAACTCATCAAAGCGGCCATTGCGTTTGAAGAGGTCGATCTCCAGCAGGCCGAAGCCTTGGCGACGGCTCGGCAGAATCTTTCCACCGCTGTAAAAACACTGGCGGAGCGAAAAGCAGATGTCGTTGCCGGGATGCCTGACGACTTGATGAAATATGGTTACGGCGGAAACACCGAACAGCATGCGATTCCCTTGATGCAAATCACGCGCGACGTGTGCGATCAGATCTTAAAGACCAGCGGAACCGATTTGGCCGCTTTGGAAAAAGAAATCGACAAAGACCTCAAGCCTCGCAGCCAAGTCTTGGACGGATGGCGGGCTTCCGGCGAAGTGTCGATCGAGCGCGTGAAAGCGGAAGTGAAAAACATCATTGGCGTGCTGGAGGGAGAAGGGCCGTTGGCCAATGAAACCGTGGTCATCGGGGCACACTATGACCACGTAGGACGCGGCGGCGAAGGTTCGCTTTCCCCGGGATCGAACGAGATTCACAACGGAGCCGATGACAATGCCTCCGGCACAGTGGCGTTGATCGAACTTGCGCGGCGATTTGCTGCTCGTGACGAGAAACCACCGCGGCGGCTGGTCTTTATCGCCTTTACAGCCGAGGAGTTGGGGCTGTTGGGATCGGCGCACTACGTCAAAGAACCCATCTTTCCGCTCGACAATACGGTCGCCATGATCAACATGGATATGGTAGGGCGACTGAAAGATGACAAGCTGACCATTTTCGGCACCGGCACGGCACCGCGCTGGAATGGACTCCTGGACGAGTTGGGTAAAGAATACGGATTCACCGTCACTAAAAAACCGGACGGGTTTGGACCGAGCGATCAATCCTCGTTTTATGGCAAGAAAATTCCCGTGCTGCACTTCTTCACCGGCACACACAGCGACTACCACCGTCCGGGCGATGATTGGGAAAAGATCAATTCCGTCGGCATGCGCCGCGTGGTGGATATGATGGAACGCACGGTGATGGACACAGCCAAGACGGCAGATCGTCCCAAATACGTGGCGGTCAAATCCTCAACGACTGGCAATCGCGGCGGCAATCGACCCTATTTCGGCAGCATTCCCGATTTCGGACAAGAGACACCCGGCTACCCGTTGATGGGGGTCAGCCCCGATAGTCCGGCGGACAAGGCGGGGTTGAAATCAGGGGATGTGATTGTCGCCATCGACAAGAAAAAGATCGGCAACCTCAGCGACTTTGACTTGGCGCTGCGGAAATACAAAGCGGGTGATACGATCGCCGTCACGGTGCTTCGTGGAAAAGATAAAAAGACCTTAGAAGTGACGTTAGACAAGCCGCGTTGA
- a CDS encoding glycosyltransferase family 4 protein, with amino-acid sequence MSVGVPNRPAPDGNQRAAEIEARIAESRRELADLYALRGQEVSTADRPAIADFSTDAPSESVQPPSTHSRAKRLIRTGRDVLRHVWRSPTALFADVERYFARSKHQPQQWSNSTTGRVAVEERLQDVWPLNVEIRTGLAPTLNVLLPSLRKQDLTGGPNTALNLTYRLAARGVPVRYIATDQELDSDTSFLHAHLRAVSGIDETVDDVQFISGRNRGRALVLGADDVLCGTAWWTAQMIKEIQPRLRSQRFLYLIQDFEPAMYAWSTKQALALETYGLDFQGIICGRLLADFLASERVGRFCEPGFLDSCATFEPAVDPQRFAPRFDAMARRKKQLLFYARPQAPRNLFELGLVALKQAAARGAFPAAEWELGFIGGDEMPTADLGGGVLIKSHPWRDYESYARLLQSADVGLSLMLSPHTSYPPLEMAACGATVVTNTFAVKTAARLRAISTNLLPVEPRVEDIVAGLLAAVERADQLPERFAGAMLDVPPDWDAALDPVLPRILDMWNACRGRG; translated from the coding sequence ATGTCTGTCGGAGTGCCGAATCGCCCCGCCCCGGATGGGAATCAACGGGCTGCTGAGATCGAGGCGCGGATTGCTGAGTCGCGTCGCGAATTGGCCGACTTGTATGCACTCCGCGGCCAGGAAGTGTCTACAGCTGATCGCCCGGCAATCGCGGACTTCAGCACTGATGCCCCGAGCGAATCGGTACAACCGCCGTCCACGCATTCCCGCGCAAAGCGATTGATCCGCACGGGACGCGATGTGCTGCGGCACGTTTGGCGATCGCCAACGGCGCTGTTTGCTGATGTGGAACGCTACTTCGCGCGAAGCAAACATCAACCGCAGCAGTGGTCAAACTCGACAACCGGACGCGTGGCCGTCGAGGAGCGTTTGCAGGATGTTTGGCCGCTCAACGTCGAGATACGCACCGGTCTGGCTCCCACGCTGAACGTCCTGCTGCCCAGCCTTCGCAAACAGGACCTCACCGGCGGCCCGAATACGGCGTTGAACCTGACGTACCGTCTGGCGGCCCGTGGCGTGCCGGTGCGCTACATTGCCACCGATCAAGAACTGGATAGCGACACATCATTCCTCCACGCACATCTGCGCGCGGTCAGTGGAATCGACGAGACGGTCGACGATGTCCAATTTATCAGCGGGCGCAATCGCGGCCGCGCACTGGTGCTGGGCGCCGACGACGTCCTGTGCGGGACCGCTTGGTGGACGGCGCAGATGATCAAGGAGATCCAACCCCGGTTGCGGTCGCAGCGGTTTTTGTACTTGATCCAAGACTTTGAACCGGCGATGTATGCTTGGTCGACCAAGCAGGCGCTGGCCCTGGAGACCTACGGCCTCGACTTCCAGGGAATCATTTGCGGTCGGTTATTGGCCGACTTTCTGGCCAGTGAACGGGTGGGACGATTCTGTGAACCGGGATTTCTCGACAGCTGCGCCACGTTTGAACCAGCCGTGGATCCCCAGCGATTCGCACCACGTTTTGATGCGATGGCCCGCCGAAAAAAACAATTGCTATTTTATGCGCGGCCCCAAGCGCCGCGGAATTTGTTCGAGCTGGGTTTGGTTGCGCTCAAGCAAGCGGCGGCGCGTGGCGCGTTTCCTGCTGCGGAGTGGGAATTGGGATTCATCGGCGGCGACGAGATGCCCACGGCCGATTTGGGAGGGGGCGTGCTGATCAAGTCACATCCTTGGCGCGACTACGAATCGTATGCCCGTTTGTTGCAATCGGCCGACGTGGGGTTGTCGCTCATGCTCTCCCCGCACACCAGCTATCCGCCGTTGGAGATGGCTGCTTGTGGGGCCACGGTGGTGACGAATACGTTTGCTGTGAAAACGGCGGCGCGGTTGCGTGCTATCTCTACCAACCTGCTTCCGGTCGAGCCACGCGTTGAAGATATCGTGGCCGGACTCCTCGCAGCTGTCGAACGGGCCGATCAATTGCCCGAACGTTTCGCCGGCGCGATGCTCGACGTGCCGCCGGACTGGGATGCGGCGCTGGATCCCGTGTTGCCACGGATTCTTGACATGTGGAATGCCTGCCGCGGTCGCGGATAG